In Equus quagga isolate Etosha38 chromosome 14, UCLA_HA_Equagga_1.0, whole genome shotgun sequence, one DNA window encodes the following:
- the LOC124251896 gene encoding olfactory receptor 51M1, whose amino-acid sequence MLAQYPPSLQLMTLPNITQFSPMLYLTGFPGLEAIEHWIFILFFLMYLVAISGNCFILIIVKTNSRLHTPMYYLLSFLALTDLGLSMSTLPTTMGIFWFNSHSIYFEACQIQMFCIHSFSFMESSVLLVMSFDRFVAICHPLRYSVIITGQRVVRAGLVVILRGPVALVPIVLLLKAFPYCGPRVLSHSFCLHQEVIHLACADTTFNNLYGLALVVFTVMLDLVLIAMSYGVILYTVARLTSQEERLRVFQTCTSHLCAVLVFFVPMMGLSLVHRFGKDAPPAVHLLMANIYLFVPPMLNPIIYSIKTKDIRHAISKLLGLRKANAKSWG is encoded by the coding sequence ATGCTGGCCCAATATCCCCCCAGTCTTCAGCTTATGACCTTGCCCAACATCACTCAGTTTAGCCCCATGCTCTACCTCACTGGCTTTCCTGGATTGGAAGCCATCGAACACTGgatttttatcctctttttcctTATGTACCTGGTGGCCATCTCGGGCAATTGTTTCATTCTGATAATTGTTAAGACAAACTCTCGTCTGCACACACCTATGTACTATCTACTGTCCTTTCTGGCCCTCACTGACCTGGGACTCTCAATGTCCACCTTGCCCACTACTATGGGAATCTTCTGGTTCAATTCCCATAGTATCTACTTTGAAGCCTGTCAAATCCAGATGTTCTGCATCCACTCATTTTCCTTCATGGAGTCCTCAGTGCTCCTTGTCATGTCCTTTGACCGCTTTGTGGCAATCTGCCACCCCCTGAGGTACTCTGTCATTATCACTGGCCAGCGAGTGGTCAGGGCAGGCCTGGTTGTCATCCTCCGGGGACCTGTGGCCCTTGTTCCCATTGTCCTCCTCCTGAAGGCTTTTCCTTACTGTGGGCCTCGAGTCCTCTCCCATTCTTTTTGCCTACACCAGGAGGTGATACACTTGGCCTGTGCAGACACCACATTCAACAACTTGTATGGGTTGGCTCTGGTGGTATTCACTGTGATGCTGGATCTGGTGCTCATTGCTATGTCCTATGGTGTCATCCTGTACACAGTGGCAAGACTCACTTCTCAAGAGGAGCGGCTTCGAGTCTTCCAAACATGTACTTCACACCTCTGTGCTGTGCTGGTGTTCTTTGTGCCCATGATGGGATTGTCCCTGGTGCACCGCTTTGGGAAGGATGCTCCACCTGCTGTCCACCTTCTTATGGCCAACATTTACCTCTTTGTGCCTCCCATGCTTAATCCAATCATATACAGTATTAAGACCAAGGACATCCGCCATGCCATAAGCAAGCTCCTGGGTCTTAGAAAGGCAAATGCTAAGTCCTGGGGCTAA